The following DNA comes from Dehalococcoidia bacterium.
ACAGAATGGCAAGTCTAAATAAGGTAATGATCATTGGCAATGTCGGCAGCGATCCAGAAATGCGTTTCACCGCAAACGGTAAACCCGTTACTTCATTTAGTGTGGCAACAAACCGGGTGTATTCTTCCCCCGATGGCGAACGTAAGGAAGAAACAGAATGGTTTAATGTTGTTGTTTGGAACAAACTAGCTGAACTCTGTAATCAATTCTTGGGCAAGGGGCGGCTAGTATACGTCGAAGGCAG
Coding sequences within:
- a CDS encoding single-stranded DNA-binding protein, encoding MASLNKVMIIGNVGSDPEMRFTANGKPVTSFSVATNRVYSSPDGERKEETEWFNVVVWNKLAELCNQFLGKGRLVYVEGRLRTRSWEGQDGQKHYRTELIAEVVTFLDKGGQPLERSDKQTTSERGDPREMTEATDPEDLPF